A portion of the Microbulbifer agarilyticus genome contains these proteins:
- a CDS encoding GNAT family N-acetyltransferase produces the protein MNSTGNELSAHWLTDAEMPLANKFYRAHKFRGKARRHDPCMVVRDAQNQIIACGSLRKLTDSQLLAGVAVAEESRGKGVARFLLQQMAEAYDDSTFTFPYRHLVPFYESLGYTEVAESGLPSAIVDRFHTYQKQGRDILIMRYQAPR, from the coding sequence TTGAACTCAACAGGCAATGAATTAAGCGCACACTGGCTCACCGATGCCGAGATGCCGTTAGCCAACAAGTTCTATCGCGCACATAAATTTCGCGGCAAAGCGCGGCGCCACGATCCCTGCATGGTGGTGCGCGACGCGCAAAACCAGATTATTGCCTGTGGCTCCCTGCGCAAACTCACCGACAGCCAGCTGCTCGCCGGCGTGGCCGTCGCGGAAGAATCCCGTGGCAAAGGCGTCGCGCGCTTCCTGTTGCAACAGATGGCAGAAGCCTACGACGACAGCACCTTCACCTTCCCCTACCGGCATCTGGTGCCCTTTTACGAATCCCTCGGCTACACCGAAGTCGCTGAAAGTGGCTTGCCTTCCGCCATTGTCGACCGCTTCCATACCTACCAGAAACAAGGGCGTGACATATTGATCATGCGCTATCAAGCACCGCGCTAG
- a CDS encoding ABC transporter ATP-binding protein has product MKEPLIRARNLSRSYGGANAPVRVLRGASLELYAGEAVAVIGPSGSGKSTLLNLLNGLMAPDEGELEILGRASSQLTDNDWAQLRRRHIATLFQDGNLIPTLMVARNIAFRAGLAGLAEHDGAALMERLDIAATAGRYPDQLSGGQRQRAALACAFAMQPKLILADEPTGSLDYATTQRVTPLFFDAIRERDVGALIVTHNPELAERCDRILELREGALRPWDSALSS; this is encoded by the coding sequence ATGAAAGAGCCCTTGATTCGAGCCCGCAACCTCAGCCGCTCCTACGGTGGCGCAAATGCCCCTGTTCGTGTATTGCGTGGCGCATCGCTTGAATTGTATGCGGGCGAAGCGGTGGCAGTGATCGGGCCTTCTGGCTCGGGCAAAAGTACTTTGTTGAATCTGCTGAACGGCCTGATGGCACCGGATGAGGGTGAGTTGGAAATATTAGGCAGAGCGTCTTCCCAACTCACCGACAATGATTGGGCGCAACTGCGCCGCCGGCACATTGCCACGCTGTTTCAGGACGGCAACTTGATTCCCACGCTTATGGTTGCGCGCAATATTGCCTTTCGCGCCGGTTTGGCTGGACTGGCAGAGCACGATGGCGCGGCGTTGATGGAGCGTCTAGATATTGCGGCTACCGCGGGGCGTTACCCGGATCAACTTTCCGGCGGCCAGCGCCAGCGTGCGGCACTGGCCTGTGCTTTTGCCATGCAGCCGAAGCTGATCCTCGCCGATGAGCCCACCGGCAGCCTCGATTACGCTACCACCCAGCGGGTTACCCCCCTGTTCTTTGATGCCATTCGCGAGCGCGATGTGGGCGCGTTGATCGTCACCCATAACCCGGAATTAGCCGAACGCTGCGACCGGATACTGGAGCTGCGCGAAGGAGCCCTGCGTCCATGGGACTCGGCACTGTCTTCCTAA
- a CDS encoding ABC transporter permease — protein sequence MGLGTVFLSHYRRHPAQLLGLLLILVCAATLWSGVRALTDSAASAAKKSSELLEPLLRVERDDGRELTVEDFAALRRAGLCVAPQLRVQFADRAAPDVIGIDPFTAGCLRQFSDTDEGGDSESSADVAVVEKLITSWDKPLLLGAAEDFGKWKALALPGSGGVEFEALEGVPRNQLFADISVAQEFASANRNTLAILLPASELGVKQLPSGYRTEVEDYGVEPAPLVDAFLLSLNALGVLTLLVAALLVRSVYRFALEQRRRSLDILVRCGIPQNKLRIALIVEVLLVALVGGTIGVWLGERLASGLADGFSGTLSGLFSVQALAQSRLTLMSWLGMVLILAFVVGWACFDLLSASGRQGTHKNPFRATSEQGEGGGRERNWRVLIALLLVVVSLVTLLSTFTLWLIFAATLGCLIGCGMLLPEMLNGLLAFAERVTQRPLLEWSFSEMRALCRLLSLPLTALAFAIATAIGVQAMVSGFESTFDRWLDQRLQGDLYLDPGQQVDTNEWQQRLQKLPGVSAVLPMVRGRAVLESSHSQKQIDVFAIDPKSPLLQDWPFLSAEPNLWQRVHSGGVLINEQLARRESLGLGDQLQFKLGDTSDTRTVVGIYADYGRPQGELMLPLAQVHDALPERYTRFVLGLTDPADEVWRDWLDAYPWLQESDLRDQQELKRAANAAFSRTFQLTRLLNGLTLVLAGTALALMGLVIFRLRQSSYTLLYVSGVPRASLRRRLIAHSILVTGLLAILAVPLGLFLSWVLVARVNPAAFGWALPLHFYPMFWLQVWGVCLLIGAAVGLLAGNPVRLETLKNE from the coding sequence ATGGGACTCGGCACTGTCTTCCTAAGCCATTACCGCCGCCATCCGGCACAGTTGCTCGGACTGTTGCTGATTCTGGTGTGCGCCGCAACTTTATGGAGTGGCGTGCGGGCGCTGACTGATTCCGCGGCAAGTGCGGCAAAGAAGTCCAGCGAATTACTTGAACCATTGTTGCGTGTTGAGCGTGACGATGGGCGCGAGCTAACGGTGGAAGATTTCGCCGCTCTGCGTCGCGCCGGACTATGCGTGGCACCACAATTACGTGTGCAGTTTGCAGACCGCGCAGCCCCCGATGTAATTGGCATCGATCCGTTTACTGCCGGTTGCCTGCGGCAGTTCAGTGATACCGATGAGGGGGGCGACTCTGAATCTAGCGCTGATGTGGCGGTAGTCGAAAAACTCATTACCTCCTGGGACAAGCCGCTATTACTTGGCGCCGCGGAAGATTTCGGAAAATGGAAGGCATTGGCGCTTCCTGGATCAGGAGGGGTTGAGTTCGAAGCGCTGGAAGGTGTACCCCGGAATCAGCTGTTTGCAGATATCTCCGTCGCGCAGGAATTTGCATCGGCTAATCGAAATACCCTTGCTATATTGCTGCCCGCCTCAGAGCTGGGCGTCAAACAGCTGCCGTCTGGGTACCGCACCGAGGTGGAAGACTATGGCGTTGAACCGGCACCGCTGGTCGACGCATTTCTGCTTAGCCTGAATGCGCTTGGCGTTTTGACACTATTGGTCGCGGCGCTACTGGTGCGCAGTGTGTATCGCTTCGCCCTCGAACAGCGGCGTCGCAGCCTGGATATTCTGGTGCGCTGTGGTATCCCGCAAAATAAATTGCGTATTGCGCTGATCGTCGAGGTGTTGTTAGTCGCGCTCGTCGGGGGGACCATCGGCGTATGGCTAGGGGAGCGCCTGGCGTCCGGACTCGCCGATGGCTTTTCCGGGACTCTCAGTGGTCTTTTCAGCGTGCAGGCACTCGCGCAAAGCCGCCTTACGCTTATGTCCTGGTTGGGCATGGTGCTGATTCTGGCTTTTGTTGTGGGCTGGGCCTGTTTTGATTTGCTTTCTGCCTCAGGCCGCCAAGGTACCCATAAAAATCCGTTTCGAGCGACGTCCGAACAGGGTGAGGGTGGGGGCAGAGAACGCAACTGGCGCGTATTGATCGCACTCCTGTTGGTCGTGGTCTCTTTAGTTACCTTGCTGTCCACCTTTACCCTTTGGCTGATATTTGCGGCGACTCTGGGGTGCCTTATCGGCTGCGGTATGTTGCTGCCGGAGATGCTGAACGGCCTGCTGGCATTTGCCGAGCGCGTTACCCAGCGGCCGTTGCTGGAGTGGTCCTTCTCAGAAATGCGCGCCTTGTGCCGGTTACTGAGTTTGCCGCTTACCGCACTTGCCTTTGCCATTGCGACTGCAATTGGTGTGCAAGCGATGGTTTCTGGTTTCGAATCCACGTTTGATCGCTGGCTGGACCAGCGGCTGCAGGGCGACCTCTACCTCGACCCCGGGCAGCAGGTGGATACAAACGAGTGGCAGCAGCGCCTGCAAAAGTTACCCGGTGTTTCTGCGGTGTTGCCAATGGTGCGTGGGCGCGCGGTGCTGGAGTCGTCCCATTCTCAGAAGCAGATCGATGTCTTCGCTATCGATCCAAAGTCACCACTGTTGCAGGACTGGCCATTTCTCAGTGCTGAACCAAATCTATGGCAGCGCGTGCATAGCGGTGGCGTTTTGATTAATGAACAGCTCGCAAGGCGGGAATCACTAGGGTTGGGGGATCAGCTTCAGTTCAAGCTTGGCGACACCTCTGATACTCGAACCGTTGTCGGTATTTACGCAGACTACGGACGCCCACAGGGCGAACTGATGTTGCCGCTTGCGCAAGTGCACGATGCGCTGCCCGAGCGTTATACCCGTTTCGTGTTGGGGTTAACCGATCCCGCTGATGAGGTTTGGCGGGATTGGTTGGATGCATACCCCTGGCTTCAGGAGAGCGATTTGCGTGACCAACAGGAACTCAAACGAGCAGCCAATGCTGCCTTCTCGCGTACTTTCCAGTTAACCCGATTATTGAATGGGTTAACTCTCGTGTTAGCGGGCACCGCACTCGCGTTAATGGGACTGGTCATATTCCGCTTGCGCCAATCCAGTTATACCTTGCTTTATGTCAGTGGCGTACCACGCGCAAGTCTGCGCCGTCGCTTGATAGCCCACAGTATTCTGGTGACGGGGCTACTCGCGATATTGGCGGTACCGCTTGGTTTGTTCCTGAGCTGGGTGCTGGTGGCGCGGGTCAACCCGGCAGCTTTTGGCTGGGCGCTGCCGCTGCATTTCTATCCGATGTTTTGGCTACAGGTTTGGGGCGTATGCCTGCTGATTGGAGCAGCAGTCGGTTTACTGGCCGGTAATCCGGTACGGTTGGAGACCCTCAAGAATGAATAG
- a CDS encoding cytochrome b produces the protein MFRNSDSRYGSVAVVLHWVMALLLIGLLGLGLYMASLPDVGFDKQKIRLILLHKEYGILALALTLVRLAWRVGNVLPELVEKMPDWQKVAARFVHLSFYALMLALPISGWLMSSAMSVPVYAFGFRLPDLIAHNEYRFELLVELHKWLGFVLIGFIVLHVTAALRHYFICRDDALEKILPGRPG, from the coding sequence ATGTTCCGAAATTCGGATTCACGTTATGGCAGCGTCGCCGTCGTCCTGCACTGGGTGATGGCGCTGTTATTGATTGGGTTGCTTGGACTGGGCCTGTATATGGCCAGCCTGCCGGATGTCGGGTTCGATAAGCAGAAGATAAGGTTGATTCTGCTGCACAAGGAGTACGGCATTCTGGCGCTTGCGCTCACATTAGTGCGGCTGGCTTGGCGTGTCGGAAACGTTTTGCCGGAGCTGGTAGAGAAAATGCCGGACTGGCAGAAGGTCGCTGCGCGCTTTGTTCATTTGAGCTTTTACGCGCTTATGTTGGCCTTGCCGATTAGTGGCTGGCTAATGTCTTCCGCCATGAGTGTGCCGGTATACGCTTTTGGGTTCCGCCTTCCGGATCTTATTGCACATAACGAATATCGGTTCGAGCTGCTGGTCGAGCTGCATAAATGGCTGGGCTTTGTGTTGATCGGCTTTATCGTGCTGCATGTTACCGCTGCCTTGCGGCACTACTTTATTTGCCGGGATGATGCTCTGGAGAAGATCTTGCCCGGTCGGCCTGGTTAG
- a CDS encoding M14 family metallopeptidase — translation MNTSPAFYPIGTPSTPWSDTERAEWLSRQTRHRSYDSEVLSKVELLRSRFGIEEYGRLEYGDESFPLLAIRSLDWNEDLPVILVTGGVHGYETSGVHGALRFLDQHAEEYAGRANILVVPCVSPWAYERIHRWNPNAIDPNRSFYDDSPAEESAALIRLVAPVVDRVVMHIDLHETTDTDETEFRPALAARDGKPFTPGGIPDGFYLVDDSESPQPEFQQAVIAGVETVTHIAPADDNGEIIGSPVVARGVIEYPLKKLGLCASVTNARYKTTTEVYPDSPRATPEQCNAAQAAAVCAAIDYSLAHQ, via the coding sequence ATGAACACGAGCCCCGCATTCTATCCAATCGGTACTCCCAGTACGCCATGGAGTGATACAGAGCGAGCTGAATGGCTATCGCGCCAAACCCGTCACCGCAGCTACGATTCTGAGGTGTTGAGCAAGGTTGAACTGCTGCGTTCGCGCTTCGGCATAGAAGAGTATGGTCGCTTGGAATATGGCGATGAAAGCTTTCCGCTGCTGGCAATCCGCAGCCTCGACTGGAATGAGGATCTTCCGGTAATCCTTGTGACAGGCGGAGTGCATGGCTATGAAACCAGCGGTGTACACGGTGCGTTGCGGTTCTTGGATCAGCATGCCGAAGAGTATGCTGGGCGAGCTAATATACTCGTCGTGCCCTGTGTCAGCCCTTGGGCCTATGAGCGCATTCACCGCTGGAACCCAAATGCCATCGATCCAAACCGTTCTTTCTACGATGATAGCCCTGCGGAGGAGTCGGCCGCATTGATACGTCTGGTCGCCCCCGTCGTCGATCGCGTAGTGATGCATATCGACCTGCATGAAACTACTGATACCGATGAAACTGAATTCCGTCCTGCGCTCGCCGCTCGAGATGGCAAGCCATTTACCCCGGGCGGTATTCCTGATGGCTTCTATCTCGTTGACGATAGCGAAAGCCCGCAACCAGAATTCCAGCAGGCAGTCATTGCGGGGGTGGAGACGGTAACCCATATTGCGCCGGCGGATGACAATGGTGAGATTATCGGTTCACCGGTTGTCGCCCGCGGAGTAATTGAGTATCCACTAAAGAAGCTAGGGCTCTGCGCGAGTGTCACCAACGCACGCTACAAGACCACCACCGAGGTTTATCCCGACAGCCCGCGCGCTACGCCGGAGCAGTGCAATGCAGCACAGGCCGCAGCGGTATGTGCCGCAATTGATTATTCATTGGCGCACCAGTGA
- a CDS encoding ABC-type transport auxiliary lipoprotein family protein, with the protein MKPSSGHRTSPPRLNQTWAARIVMAVFGVALLSGCSIFSPVENNMRVAVIDQIPVVTPEKSRGDTTLLVLPPAINPVYDTIRMAYQAQSHQIDYFSKHEWGATPAQMLQPLLAHTFEGTQQFRAVATPPYFGPYSYGLRTEILEFVQDFTSAPARFHLALRVQLVDGRSNRIIASQLFTVREPLVEQTPTAGVVAANKATASALAQTAHFVFEQIVQSEPNQADRARSSPEHHPGK; encoded by the coding sequence ATGAAACCAAGCAGCGGCCATCGCACATCACCGCCAAGGTTGAATCAAACCTGGGCTGCTCGCATCGTAATGGCAGTGTTTGGCGTCGCGCTACTTTCCGGGTGCTCGATATTTTCCCCTGTTGAAAACAATATGCGCGTGGCGGTAATCGACCAGATCCCAGTCGTAACACCAGAAAAAAGCCGAGGTGATACGACCCTGCTAGTGCTACCGCCTGCCATCAACCCGGTTTACGACACCATACGCATGGCCTATCAGGCGCAGTCCCATCAGATCGACTACTTCAGCAAACACGAATGGGGCGCAACGCCAGCGCAGATGCTGCAACCCCTGCTAGCGCACACGTTTGAGGGCACTCAGCAGTTCAGGGCCGTGGCCACACCGCCCTACTTCGGCCCCTACAGTTATGGGTTACGCACAGAGATTTTGGAGTTTGTACAGGACTTCACTTCCGCCCCGGCACGATTTCACCTGGCATTGCGGGTACAACTGGTGGATGGAAGGTCCAACCGGATTATCGCCAGCCAGTTGTTTACAGTACGGGAACCATTGGTAGAACAGACGCCCACCGCAGGCGTTGTCGCGGCGAACAAGGCCACGGCCAGTGCATTGGCGCAGACGGCGCATTTTGTTTTCGAGCAAATCGTTCAATCAGAACCTAACCAGGCCGACCGGGCAAGATCTTCTCCAGAGCATCATCCCGGCAAATAA
- a CDS encoding MlaD family protein: MSISIANRARILFAVALVLVVLAAWLYSQLASGRQTTYEIVTQDPVSGLIVGAPVEFHGVDVGHVTSVELTGPTSVRILLEVKNDTPITKATVATITARGLATRGFTGYVYILLNNSGSDQGSLIPAPGARYARIPSTPSRSVNLDTAISQVNQNVQALTELVRTLLNQDTITALQHTAENLQQVTRVLATNQEQLSAIITNSEQATRKLGPLLDSTSDTLNALQQVSQMLASNQQRLNTIIANTEQASGQLGPLLDSSTNSINALQQQVLPQAYRTMATLNQLSNSITRLTDKINRDPSVLIRGSAAPPLGPGESE, encoded by the coding sequence ATGTCTATCAGCATTGCGAACCGGGCGCGAATACTGTTTGCCGTGGCCCTGGTACTCGTTGTGCTGGCCGCATGGCTGTATTCCCAGCTCGCATCAGGTCGCCAAACAACCTACGAGATCGTCACCCAAGACCCCGTCTCCGGGCTGATCGTCGGCGCGCCAGTGGAGTTTCATGGTGTCGACGTCGGGCACGTAACCAGCGTGGAGCTAACTGGCCCCACGTCTGTACGCATTCTGCTCGAAGTAAAAAATGATACACCCATCACCAAAGCCACCGTCGCCACCATCACCGCACGCGGACTGGCAACACGGGGTTTTACCGGTTACGTCTACATTTTGCTGAACAATTCGGGAAGCGATCAGGGCTCACTTATTCCCGCGCCCGGCGCCCGATACGCACGGATCCCCAGTACCCCATCGCGCTCGGTCAATCTGGACACGGCAATCAGCCAGGTAAATCAGAACGTACAGGCGTTAACCGAACTGGTGCGCACCCTACTCAATCAAGACACTATCACCGCCCTGCAACACACCGCTGAAAACCTGCAGCAGGTTACCCGCGTGCTCGCAACCAACCAGGAACAGCTCAGTGCAATCATAACCAATAGCGAGCAGGCCACCCGCAAGCTGGGGCCACTACTGGATTCAACTAGCGATACCCTAAACGCCCTGCAGCAGGTGAGCCAAATGTTGGCCAGTAACCAGCAACGACTGAATACCATCATCGCCAACACCGAGCAGGCGAGCGGCCAGCTAGGCCCACTGCTGGATTCCAGCACCAACTCTATCAATGCGTTGCAACAGCAGGTTCTGCCTCAGGCCTACCGCACCATGGCCACCCTCAACCAGCTGAGCAATTCGATAACGCGGCTTACCGACAAGATCAATCGCGACCCATCCGTGTTGATCCGCGGCAGTGCGGCGCCACCACTTGGACCGGGCGAGTCCGAATGA
- a CDS encoding tRNA-uridine aminocarboxypropyltransferase, with product MPREICPTCQRPRNMCYCGALVRIPSRIKVLIIQHPQEQKHPFNTGRMAHLCLDNSELVVAETLSEESLKQLLKPHSALLYPSLSWLPPVAAIEPGSPQGEELEQLVVVDATWRKSKKMLHLQPLLQQLPRVSFSGDMSSNYQVRKSSMENSLSTIESIALAMQQLEPEGDFERILQPFNDMVSRQVANHR from the coding sequence ATGCCACGCGAAATCTGCCCCACCTGCCAGCGCCCACGCAATATGTGCTATTGCGGTGCCCTGGTGCGTATTCCCAGCCGTATCAAGGTGCTCATTATTCAGCACCCGCAAGAGCAGAAGCACCCGTTCAACACGGGGCGTATGGCGCATCTCTGTTTGGATAACAGCGAGCTGGTGGTAGCGGAAACCCTTTCTGAAGAATCGCTCAAACAGCTGCTAAAACCGCATTCGGCGTTGCTTTATCCGTCCCTTAGTTGGTTACCTCCAGTTGCAGCCATCGAGCCAGGCAGTCCGCAGGGCGAGGAGCTCGAGCAACTGGTGGTGGTAGATGCAACCTGGCGAAAGTCGAAGAAGATGCTGCACTTACAGCCGTTACTGCAGCAGTTGCCGCGGGTGAGCTTTTCCGGTGATATGTCATCCAATTATCAGGTGCGCAAATCATCTATGGAAAATAGCCTGTCTACGATCGAGAGTATTGCATTGGCGATGCAGCAGCTTGAACCGGAGGGAGATTTTGAGCGTATTCTGCAACCATTCAATGACATGGTATCCCGGCAGGTAGCAAACCACCGATGA